The Erwinia sorbitola nucleotide sequence TTTAAATTTGCTCTGACTTCAGCCACGCAATTTCATCTTTCCAGATATCCGGATTCACCGTCTCCAGAATCATCGGAATCCCGTCAAAACGCGCATCTTTCATCAGCCAGCTGAACACGGTTTTACCAATGTTGCCTTCACCCAGACTGTGGTGGCGATCGACGCGACTGTTAAACTCACTTTTGGCATCGTTCAGATGCATCCCGCGCAGATATTTAAAACCGACGATACGCTCGAAATCAGCAAAGGTCTTCACGCACTCCTCTTCCGTCCGCAGGTCATAGCCTCCGGCGAAAGCGTGGCAGGTATCAATACAGACGCCGACGCGGGTTTTATCTTCCACGCCATCAATGATGGCCGCCAGATGCTCAAAACGGAAACCGAGATTACTGCCCTGTCCGGCGGTATTTTCGATCACCGCAGTGACTCCCTCGGTTTTATCCAGCACGATATTGATCGACTCAGCGATGCGTTTCAGGCAGTCGTCTTCAGCGATCTGATGCAGGTGACTGCCGGGGTGGAAGTTCAGCAGCGTCAGCCCCAGCTGCTGGCAGCGGGTGACTTCGTCATGAAAAGCTTCACGCGATTTTTCCAGCGCTTCAGTTACCGGGTGACCAAGATTAATCAGGTAGCTGTCATGGGGCAGGATTTGACCTGGCGTGTAGTGATACTTTTCACAGGCCGTGCGAAAGGCTGAAATCACTTCATCAGTCAGCGGGGCTGCGCGCCACTGGCGCTGGTTTTTCGTAAAGAGCGCGAAAGCCGTTGCTTCCAGTTCGTATGCGCGTAGTACCGCCTGATCCACACCGCCAGCTGCGCTGACGTGGGCACCGATATATTTCATGCCGTTCTCCTGTTGATGGCCTGCTTAATGGCAGGCAGGCCATCATAACCGGAAAAGGATGGAAGTTATGCCATCAAATGCTTCACCAGCAGGTTGATCGCACCGCCGCCGATGATCAGCCAGACAAACAACATCAGCCCCAGCAGCAGCGGTTTGAAGCCTGCTCGCTTCAGTGCGCTCACCTGGGTGGTCAGCCCAAGGGCGGCCATCGCAGTAGCCAGCAGCAGATTATCAAATTGATTAATATGAGTTATCCACGCATCCGGCAGCAGGTGCAGCGAGTTGAACAGCGTGACCCCGATAAACATCAGCGCGAACCACGGGAAAGTAATCGGGCCGCTGTGATCTGCCCCTTCGCTACGGCGTACTTTTGCTGCCAGCAGCAGCAGGAAGGGAGCCAGCATCATAATGCGCAGCAGTTTAGCGATTACCGCAGCATTTTCTGTCTCAGGGCCGATAGCGTGACCTGCTGCCACCACCTGAGCCACTTCATGCATTGTCGAACCGGTATAAATGCCAAAGTCTGAGGCGCTCACCTGTGGCAGATAAGTTTGAACCAGCGGCCACATCAGCGGGTAGATAAAGATTGCCAGCGTACCGAAAATCACCACGGTGGCAATTGCTACCGCGACTTTGGCGTTGTCCGCCTTGATTACCGGCTCAGTCGCCAGCACCGCCGCTGCGCCACAAATGCTGCTGCCCGCACCAATCAGCCAGCTGGTATCGCGATCCAATCCCAGTACGCGCTGGCCCAGCCAGCAGGCGCAGATAAAGGTCGTGGTCAGTGTCATCGCATCGATAATCACACCACTCAATCCTACATCGGTAAGCTGTTGCAGGGTCAGCCGGAAGCCGTAGAGTACAATCCCGGCACGCAGCAGACGCTGTTTTGCCAGCAGCACACCGCTGTCGCAGTGCGGCGACAGGCGAGAGTAAACGGTATTACCCACCAGAATACCGCCAATAATCGCCAGCGTCAGTGAACCGAGCCCCAGAGCTGTCACCTGCGGTTGATTGCCCAACCAGATAGCTGCGGAGGCGATAAGCAGCGCCAGCAGCACGCCGGCGGCATGGCGTGCAGGATGCGGGTGATGATGGGTTATTGTCAGTTCAGCCATGATAGTCCTCCTCGTGCAATGTCCTTATAATGTGTGGTGCTGGCTTAAAAGAGAAATTGATTATATATTTATAATTAACCACTATAAGTGTTAAGAGGCAGCTGCCACTGCTGGCCGGAGTGATCGCTTTATATCCTGAAAAATTCGGGTTGCAGGCAGGTGGCTACGCAGCGAATAACCAGGAGAGCTAACGCTCCTGCGGCCTGAAGTATGACTGTATCTATAACCCTAAATAATTCGGGTTGCAGGCAGGCGGCCACGCAGCAAATCCCCGGGAGCTTACATCAGTAAGTGGCCGGGGTGCGCGAGGAGAGCTAACGATCCTGCGGCCTGAAGTATGACTGTATCTATAACCCTGAAAAATTCGGGTTGCAGGCAGGCGGCCACGCAGCAAATCCCCGGGAGCTTACATCAGTAAGTGACCGGGGTGCGCGAGGAGAGCTAACGATCCTGCGGCCTGAAGTATGACTGTATCTATAACCCTGAAAAATTCGGGTTGCAGGCAGGCGGCCACGCAGCAAATCCCCGGGAGCTTACATCAGTAAGTGACCGGGGTGCGCGAGGAGAGCTAACGCTCCTGCGGCCTGAAGTATGACTGTATCTATAACCCTAAATAATTCGGGTTGCAGGCAGGCGGCCACGCAGCAAATCCCCGGGAGCTTACATCAGTAAGTGACCGGGGTGCGCGAGGAGAGCCAACGATCCTGCGGCCTGAAGTATGACGGGTTTGACTGAGGATGAGCCATGCACATTACATTACGCCAGCTTGAGGTTTTTACCGAAGTCCTGAAGAGTGGCTCGACCACCCAGGCCTCACAGGTGCTGGCGCTCTCGCAGTCAGCAGTGAGTGCTGCGCTGGCTGATCTTGAAGGTCAGCTTGGTGTGCAGTTATTTGATCGTGTAGGTAAACGGTTAGTGATTAATGAGCATGGTCGCCTGCTCTACCCGCGCGCTGTGGGGCTGCTGGAGCAGGCGCTGGAAATTGAACTGCTGTTCCGTGAAGACAACGGAGCGCTACGAGTTTCTGCCAGCAGCACCATCGGTAACTACCTGCTGCCGGGAATGATCGCCTGCTATCGTCGAGATTTCCCCATGCTGCCGCTGGAACTGAGCGTCGGCAACAGTCAGGATGTGATCACCGCCGTTGCCGATTTTCGTGTTGATATCGGTCTGATTGAGGGGCCATGTCATATGAGTGAGCTGGTCACGGAGCCGTGGCTGGAGGATGAACTGGTGGTGTTTGCTGCGCCGGGAGCCGATATTCTCAGCAGGCCGGTATCGCTACAAAGTCTGGCGGCTGCGCCGTGGATCCTGCGCGAACACGGTTCAGGCACCCGCGAGATTGTCGATTATCTGCTGCTGTCACATCTGCCGCAGTTCGATCTGGCGCTGGAGCTGGGTAATTCAGAAGCGATCAAAAATGCGGTACGTCACGGTATGGGGATCAGCTGCCTGTCGCGGCGGGTAATTGCTGAACAGCTTGAGATGGGCACACTGGTTGAGGTGGCGATCCCTCTGCCAAAACTCAAACGTACGCTATATCGTATTCACCATCGTCAGAAGCATATATCCAAGGCGTTGAGTCGTTTTCTGAGTTACTGCACCGAATAATGCTGTGCAGGAGATGCCCGGCTGCCGCCACGATATGCTCTGTGTGGTTGGTTTTTAACCAGTTTTCACCCGCGCTGTGCTAATAATTCCCGGTGGATCATGAAGCTAACTTATAACGTGGTGTAATCGCTATACGACCTCAGGTAGGTTGCTATAATCGCGGCTTATTTTTTGCAAGGCGCAGCGTTTAAACATGGATCATGACACAAAAACAACACAACCCCCTGGACTAAGGCGTGTACTGAAAGCACGCCACTTAACCATGATCGCCATTGGCGGATCGATTGGTACGGGCTTATTCGTCGCTTCAGGTGCGACCATTTCACAGGCTGGCCCCGGCGGAGCATTGCTCTCCTATATGCTGATCGGCCTGATGGTGTACTTCCTGATGACCAGCCTCGGCGAGCTGGCAGCATTTATGCCGGTTTCGGGTTCTTTCTCCACCTACGGCGCTAAATATGTCGAAGAGGGCTTCGGCTTCGCGCTGGGCTGGAACTACTGGTACAACTGGGCGGTGACTATCGCTGTTGACCTGGTGGCATCGCAGCTGGTGATGACCTGGTGGTTCCCGGATACCCCGGGCTGGATCTGGAGCGCACTGTTCCTTGGGCTGATCTTCCTGCTGAACTACATCTCTGTGAAGGGGTTTGGTGAAGCGGAATACTGGTTCTCACTGATCAAAGTCGCGACCGTGATCATCTTTATTATTGTTGGCGTGGCGATGATCGTCGGTATCATGCGCGGCGGTGAAAGCGCGGGCTGGCACAACTGGCAGATTGGCGATGCACCGTTCTCCGGTGGCTTTGCCGCCATGATCGGCGTGGCGATGATTGTTGGTTTCTCATTCCAGGGAACGGAATTGATCGGTATCGCGGCCGGTGAATCAGAAGATCCGGCGAAGAACATTCCGCGTGCGGTTCGCCAGGTGTTCTGGCGTATCCTGCTGTTCTATGTGTTCGCGATTCTGGTGATCAGCCTGATTATCCCTTACACCGACCCAAGCCTGCTGCGTAACGATGTCAAAGATATCAGCGTCAGCCCGTTTACGCTGGTGTTCCAGCATGCCGGCCTGCTCTCAGCGGCGGCGGTGATGAATGCGGTTATCCTGACGGCGGTGCTGTCGGCGGGTAACTCCGGTATGTATGCGTCTACCCGTATGCTTTACATGCTGGCATCGGAAGGTAAAGCGCCGCGCATCTTTGCGAAACTGTCGAAAGGCGGCGTGCCGCGTAACGCGCTGTATGCCACCACCATTGTGGCCGGGCTGTGCTTCCTGACCTCGATGTTTGGCAATCAGACGGTTTATCTGTGGCTGCTGAATACCTCAGGGATGACCGGGTTTATTGCCTGGCTGGGAATTGCCATCAGCCATTACCGTTTCCGCAGGGGTTATATGGCGCAGGGTCACGATCTGGCTGACCTGCCGTACCGTTCCGGGTTCTTCCCGCTGGGGCCGATCTTCGCCTTTGTGCTGTGTCTGGTCATTACCCTTGGTCAGAACTATCAGGCGTTCCTTTCGGATACCATTGACTGGGGCGGAGTGGCGGCCACCTACATCGGTATTCCGTTGTTCCTGATCATCTGGTTTGGCTTTAAACTGACGCGGAAAACGCGCTTTGTGAAGTACAGCGAGATGGAATTCCCGAAGTTCGAAAAATAACCCGAACGACGTAACAGACGTAACAGATGAAAGGCGCGGATTCCGCGCCTTTTTTTATGATATAAAATCAGACTCAAAATATTACTGATAAGTATTATCATTTGCTTTATTTTAACCGCCATTAACATGTTAAAGCAGGTATTCAGAATGAGCTTGACCCAGGAGCCCGTACAGCATGCGGGGAAAGTGGTGCCCGAAGGTGTGATGGGGCGCTACCATCAACTGTTACGCCACCGGTTAATGATTATGGCTGTGCTGGTCTTGGCTATTTTAGCTTCACTGGTACTGGATTTTACCTTAGGCCCGTCCGGCCTTTCGTTACAGGTGCTGTGGCAAACGCTGCTGTCGCCGGACACGGTTGATGCCGGAACCCGGGTGATTGTCTGGGATATTCGCCTGCCGTATGCGCTGATGGCGGTAGTGGTTGGCCTGGGGCTGGGGCTGGCCGGGGCAGAAATGCAAACCATCCTTAATAACCCGCTGGCCAGTCCGTTTACCCTTGGTGTCTCTTCGGCGGCGGCCTTTGGCGCAGCGCTGGCAATCGTTCTGGGTATTGGTATTCCCGGTATTCCCGACCAGTGGTTTATCTCTGCTAATGCTTTTGTCTTTGCGCTGATTGCCGCGCTGATGCTGGATGCGGTGACGCGCTGGACGCAGGTTTCCACCTCCGGCGTGGTGCTGTTTGGTATTGCGCTGGTATTCACTTTTAACGCGCTGGTTTCAATGATGCAGTTTATCGCCAGCGAAGACACCTTACAGGGGCTGGTTTTCTGGACAATGGGCAGCCTGGCGCGTGCTTCGTGGGAAAAACTGGGGGTTCTCTGTATCGCTTTGCTGATTCTGGTACCGTTCTCGATGTTAAGCGCATGGAAGCTGACGGCGCTGCGTCTGGGTGAAGATCGGGCGGTAAGTTTTGGCATTGATGTGCGTCGTCTGCGTCTGGTTACGCTGCTGCGCATCAGTGTTATTTCTGCCCTTGCGGTGGCCTTTGTCGGGCCGATTGGCTTTATTGGCCTGGTTGCTCCGCATATTGCGCGTATGGTGTTTGGTGAAGATCACCGCTTCTATCTGCCTGCCAGTGCGCTGACCGGGGCGCTGGTGCTGTCGATGGCGTCGGTGGTGTCGAAGAACCTGATCCCCGGCGTGATTATTCCGGTGGGCATTGTCACCTCGCTGGTGGGTGTTCCGTTCTTCCTGAGTATTATTCTGCGCCATCGGGGGAGTGTCTGATGCAGGGGCTGAAAATTAGCGGCTTTGATGCCGGTTATCCAAAACGTCAGGTGATCAGCAACCTTAATGTACCGCTGCTGCCGCGTGGCAAAATCACTGTGCTGCTGGGGCCGAACGGCTGCGGTAAATCAACGCTGTTACGATCGCTCGCCGGGCTTAATCGTGCCAAAGGTGAACTGTGGCTTAACGGTGAAGATCTGATGGCGCTGCCGTTTGCCCGCCGCGCCTCACGGGTGGTCTATCTGCCGCAGTCGCTGCCTGCCGGGGTACACCTGCACGTGCTGGAGTCGATTATCGTGGCGCAGCGCGCCAGCGGCGGCCGCAGCAATGCCGCCAGCGAAGCCGAAGTGATGACGCTGCTGGAGCAGCTGGGTATTGCCCATCTTGCGCTCAGTTATCTTGATCAACTTTCCGGCGGGCAGAAGCAGTTAGTCGGCCTGGCGCAGTCGCTGATCCGCCGCCCGGAGCTGCTGCTGCTTGACGAGCCATTAAGTGCACTCGATCTGAACTACCAGTTTCACGTAATGGATCTGGTTCGGCGTGAAACCCGGCTGCGCAATATTGTGACCGTAGTGGTGGTGCATGATATCAATATCGCGCTGCGCCATAGCGAGCACGTGCTGATGTTACAGAACGGCGAACTGATGGCGGATGGTTTACCGGAAGAGGTGATTACGCCGGATAGTCTGGCACGGGTCTACGGGGTGAAAGGGCGCATTGAGCGCTGTTCGCAGGGGGTACCACAGGTGCTGATTGACGGGTTAGTGGCAGAGGCTATCAGCTAGCGCGGGTATAACCCTTACATTCCTGGGCGATGCGGTGGTATTGGCAGGGGCGGGCGTACCCGACTCCTGTGGTTCGGTGGTATTTGGTAGGGGCGAGGCATGCCTCGCCCTGAGTCAGAGTTGCCACCCGTGCGCGATTTACACCAACAGATGTTTCGCGTGAAAGCGCAAATGATCTTCCACAAAACTGGCGATAAAGAAGTAACTATGATCGTAACCCGGCTGAATACGCACGGTAAGCGGATAGCCGAGATCTTCAGCAATCTCCTCCAGCCGCTGCGGCCTGAGCTGGTCGGCAAGGAACTGATCGCTGTCCCCCTGATCGACCAGCATCGGCAGCACGGCACCGCCGTTACGCATCAGCCAGCAGCTGTCATACTGCTGCCACGTACTGACATCAGCACCCAGATAGGCCCGGAATGCTTTCTGCCCCCATGCCACTTCCAGCGGATTGACGATTGGCGCAAACGCCGACACTGAACTAAACCTACCCGGATTACGCAGCGCAATCATCAGCGCGCCGTGACCACCCATTGAGTGCCCCATTATCGCCTGACGATCGCTGACGCTGAAATTACCGGCAATCAGTGCAGGCAGCTCGGTGTTGATGTAATCGTACATGCGAAAATGCGTCGCCCAGGGCGCTTCGGTAGCATTCAGATAGAATCCGGCACCCTGACCGAGATCGTAACCTTCATCGTTGGCAACCTCTTCGCCACGCGGACTGGTATCCGGCATCACCAGCACCAGCCCAAGCTCCGCCGCCACGCGCTGTGCGCCGGACTTTACGCTGAAGTTTTCGTCACTGCAGGTCAGCCCTGCCAGGAAGTACACCACCGGCGGCGGCGTACTGCTCTTAGGCCCGGGTAAAAAGATACTGAAAGTCATCGCGCAGTTCAGGCTTGTTGACTGGTGGCGATAGCGCTGCTGCCAGCCGCCAAACAGACGATGCTCTTCCAGAAGTTCCAGGGTCGATGGCATCCTTTCCTCTCTTATTTTTTAGCGAAATGCACCACGGAACGAATCGACTTCCCTTCATGCATCAGGTCGAACGCGTCGTTAATCTCTTCCAGCGGCATGGTATGGGTAATAAAGTCATTCAGCTGGAACTCACCGTTCATATAGCGCTCAACAATGCCCGGCAGCTGTGAACGGCCTTTCACTCCACCAAAGGCGGAGCCGCGCCATACGCGCCCGGTGACCAGCTGGAATGGACGGGTTGAGATCTCTTCACCCGCACCGGCCACGCCAATAATCACTGATTCGCCCCAGCCTTTGTGGCAGCACTCAAGGGCAGAACGCATTACGTTGACGTTACCGATACATTCGAACGAGTAGTCGACGCCGCCATCGGTCATCTCAACGATAACGTCCTGAATCGGCTTATCAAAATCTTTCGGGTTGATCAGATCCGTGGCACCCAGTTTGCGCGCCAGATCGTACTTGCTGGTATTGATATCAATACCGATGATACGGCCTGCTTTGGCCATTTTCGCACCGATAATCGCCGACAGGCCAATGCCGCCAAGGCCGAAGATCGCTACGGTATCGCCTTCTTTCACTTTCGCGGTATTGGTGACTGCGCCCATACCGGTGGTAACACCGCAGCCCAGCAAACAGACCTCTTCCAGCGGTGCTTCTTTGCTGATTTTAGCCAGCGAGATTTCCGGAATAACAGTGTATTCAGAGAAAGTCGACGTACCCATATAGTGGAAAATAGGCTGACCATCTTTAAAGAAGCGGGTGGTGCCGTCTGGCATTAAACCTTTACCCTGGGTGGTACGGATCGCCTGGCACAGGTTGGTTTTACCTGACAGACAGAACTTACATTTACCGCACTCCGGGGTGTACAGCGGGATAACATGGTCGCCCACTGCCACGCTGGTAACGCCTTCGCCAACGGCTTCCACTACGCCGCCGCCTTCATGGCCGAGTACCGCCGGGAATACGCCTTCAGGATCTTTACCTGACAGGGTGTAAGCATCGGTGTGACATACGCCGGTTGCGACGATACGTACCAGCACTTCACCTTTCTGCGGTGGCATCAGGTCAAGTTCTTCAATTTTCAGCGGTTCGCCGGGGGCCCATGCTACGGCGGCGCGTGTTTTAATCATCTGCATGTGTTGCTCCTGTGATTCGGGATAGAGATATAGACAGATATGACCAGCGTATCTGCGGCGCAAAACACGCCAGTTAAAATCAATAGCTGCCCCTGAGGGG carries:
- a CDS encoding S-(hydroxymethyl)glutathione dehydrogenase/class III alcohol dehydrogenase — its product is MQMIKTRAAVAWAPGEPLKIEELDLMPPQKGEVLVRIVATGVCHTDAYTLSGKDPEGVFPAVLGHEGGGVVEAVGEGVTSVAVGDHVIPLYTPECGKCKFCLSGKTNLCQAIRTTQGKGLMPDGTTRFFKDGQPIFHYMGTSTFSEYTVIPEISLAKISKEAPLEEVCLLGCGVTTGMGAVTNTAKVKEGDTVAIFGLGGIGLSAIIGAKMAKAGRIIGIDINTSKYDLARKLGATDLINPKDFDKPIQDVIVEMTDGGVDYSFECIGNVNVMRSALECCHKGWGESVIIGVAGAGEEISTRPFQLVTGRVWRGSAFGGVKGRSQLPGIVERYMNGEFQLNDFITHTMPLEEINDAFDLMHEGKSIRSVVHFAKK
- the yieE gene encoding DNA-binding transcriptional regulator YeiE, giving the protein MHITLRQLEVFTEVLKSGSTTQASQVLALSQSAVSAALADLEGQLGVQLFDRVGKRLVINEHGRLLYPRAVGLLEQALEIELLFREDNGALRVSASSTIGNYLLPGMIACYRRDFPMLPLELSVGNSQDVITAVADFRVDIGLIEGPCHMSELVTEPWLEDELVVFAAPGADILSRPVSLQSLAAAPWILREHGSGTREIVDYLLLSHLPQFDLALELGNSEAIKNAVRHGMGISCLSRRVIAEQLEMGTLVEVAIPLPKLKRTLYRIHHRQKHISKALSRFLSYCTE
- a CDS encoding FecCD family ABC transporter permease is translated as MSLTQEPVQHAGKVVPEGVMGRYHQLLRHRLMIMAVLVLAILASLVLDFTLGPSGLSLQVLWQTLLSPDTVDAGTRVIVWDIRLPYALMAVVVGLGLGLAGAEMQTILNNPLASPFTLGVSSAAAFGAALAIVLGIGIPGIPDQWFISANAFVFALIAALMLDAVTRWTQVSTSGVVLFGIALVFTFNALVSMMQFIASEDTLQGLVFWTMGSLARASWEKLGVLCIALLILVPFSMLSAWKLTALRLGEDRAVSFGIDVRRLRLVTLLRISVISALAVAFVGPIGFIGLVAPHIARMVFGEDHRFYLPASALTGALVLSMASVVSKNLIPGVIIPVGIVTSLVGVPFFLSIILRHRGSV
- a CDS encoding YeiH family putative sulfate export transporter, with the translated sequence MAELTITHHHPHPARHAAGVLLALLIASAAIWLGNQPQVTALGLGSLTLAIIGGILVGNTVYSRLSPHCDSGVLLAKQRLLRAGIVLYGFRLTLQQLTDVGLSGVIIDAMTLTTTFICACWLGQRVLGLDRDTSWLIGAGSSICGAAAVLATEPVIKADNAKVAVAIATVVIFGTLAIFIYPLMWPLVQTYLPQVSASDFGIYTGSTMHEVAQVVAAGHAIGPETENAAVIAKLLRIMMLAPFLLLLAAKVRRSEGADHSGPITFPWFALMFIGVTLFNSLHLLPDAWITHINQFDNLLLATAMAALGLTTQVSALKRAGFKPLLLGLMLFVWLIIGGGAINLLVKHLMA
- a CDS encoding amino acid permease, which gives rise to MDHDTKTTQPPGLRRVLKARHLTMIAIGGSIGTGLFVASGATISQAGPGGALLSYMLIGLMVYFLMTSLGELAAFMPVSGSFSTYGAKYVEEGFGFALGWNYWYNWAVTIAVDLVASQLVMTWWFPDTPGWIWSALFLGLIFLLNYISVKGFGEAEYWFSLIKVATVIIFIIVGVAMIVGIMRGGESAGWHNWQIGDAPFSGGFAAMIGVAMIVGFSFQGTELIGIAAGESEDPAKNIPRAVRQVFWRILLFYVFAILVISLIIPYTDPSLLRNDVKDISVSPFTLVFQHAGLLSAAAVMNAVILTAVLSAGNSGMYASTRMLYMLASEGKAPRIFAKLSKGGVPRNALYATTIVAGLCFLTSMFGNQTVYLWLLNTSGMTGFIAWLGIAISHYRFRRGYMAQGHDLADLPYRSGFFPLGPIFAFVLCLVITLGQNYQAFLSDTIDWGGVAATYIGIPLFLIIWFGFKLTRKTRFVKYSEMEFPKFEK
- the fghA gene encoding S-formylglutathione hydrolase codes for the protein MPSTLELLEEHRLFGGWQQRYRHQSTSLNCAMTFSIFLPGPKSSTPPPVVYFLAGLTCSDENFSVKSGAQRVAAELGLVLVMPDTSPRGEEVANDEGYDLGQGAGFYLNATEAPWATHFRMYDYINTELPALIAGNFSVSDRQAIMGHSMGGHGALMIALRNPGRFSSVSAFAPIVNPLEVAWGQKAFRAYLGADVSTWQQYDSCWLMRNGGAVLPMLVDQGDSDQFLADQLRPQRLEEIAEDLGYPLTVRIQPGYDHSYFFIASFVEDHLRFHAKHLLV
- a CDS encoding ABC transporter ATP-binding protein encodes the protein MQGLKISGFDAGYPKRQVISNLNVPLLPRGKITVLLGPNGCGKSTLLRSLAGLNRAKGELWLNGEDLMALPFARRASRVVYLPQSLPAGVHLHVLESIIVAQRASGGRSNAASEAEVMTLLEQLGIAHLALSYLDQLSGGQKQLVGLAQSLIRRPELLLLDEPLSALDLNYQFHVMDLVRRETRLRNIVTVVVVHDINIALRHSEHVLMLQNGELMADGLPEEVITPDSLARVYGVKGRIERCSQGVPQVLIDGLVAEAIS
- the nfo gene encoding deoxyribonuclease IV, producing MKYIGAHVSAAGGVDQAVLRAYELEATAFALFTKNQRQWRAAPLTDEVISAFRTACEKYHYTPGQILPHDSYLINLGHPVTEALEKSREAFHDEVTRCQQLGLTLLNFHPGSHLHQIAEDDCLKRIAESINIVLDKTEGVTAVIENTAGQGSNLGFRFEHLAAIIDGVEDKTRVGVCIDTCHAFAGGYDLRTEEECVKTFADFERIVGFKYLRGMHLNDAKSEFNSRVDRHHSLGEGNIGKTVFSWLMKDARFDGIPMILETVNPDIWKDEIAWLKSEQI